A single window of Nicotiana sylvestris chromosome 5, ASM39365v2, whole genome shotgun sequence DNA harbors:
- the LOC138868610 gene encoding uncharacterized protein codes for MVGERVLLQVSPMKGVMMFEKKSKLSPRYIGYFEILERVGEVAYKLALPPSLSVVHPVFHVSMLRKYQGDLSHVLDFSSVLLDKDLTYVEEFVAILDRQVRKLRSKNIALVKVH; via the coding sequence ATGGTTGGAGAAAGGGTTTTGCTCcaagtttcacccatgaagggtgtgatgatgTTCGAAAAGAagagcaagttgagccctaggtatattggTTATTTTGAGATCCTCGAGAGAGTGGGGGAAGTGgcctacaagcttgcattgccacctagcttatctgtagttcatccagtatttcatgtttccatgcttcggaagtatcaagGTGATCTGTCccatgttttagacttcagctCAGTActattggacaaggatttgacttatgttgAGGAGTTTGTGGccatattggataggcaggtccgaaagttgaggtcaaagaacattgctttgGTGAAGGTTCACTAG